In the Juglans microcarpa x Juglans regia isolate MS1-56 chromosome 6D, Jm3101_v1.0, whole genome shotgun sequence genome, one interval contains:
- the LOC121268882 gene encoding putative glucose-6-phosphate 1-epimerase, translating to MNHSGLERNQRAAVEVTKDKNGIDQVVLQNTRGASVRVSLHGGQILSWRTDHDEELLFTSSKAIFKPPQAVRGGIPICFPQFGSRGLLEQHGFARNKIWVFDENPPPLHPNDSNGKAYTDLLLKASEEDLKAWPHSFEFRLRVSLAEDGYLTMISRIRNINCKPFSFSFAYRTYLSISDISEVRIEGLETLDYLDNLCEKQRFTEQGDALTFESEVDRVYLSSSDVIAVFDHEKKRTFTVQKQGLPDAGVWNPWEKKSKSIADFGDEEYKKMLCIDVAAVEKPITLKPGEEWTGRLELTTVPST from the exons ATGAATCATTCTGGGTTAGAAAGAAATCAGAGAGCAGCAGTTGAAGTTACAAAGGACAAGAATGGAATTGACCAGGTTGTCCTTCAGAACACTCGAGGAGCTTCAGTGAGG GTTAGCTTGCATGGAGGGCAGATTCTTTCATGGAGGACTGACCATGATGaagaattattatttactaGTAGTAAG GCAATCTTTAAACCACCACAAGCAGTGCGAGGAGGAATACCAATTTGTTTCCCACAG TTTGGAAGCCGTGGACTGCTGGAACAACATGGGTTTGCCAGGAACAAGATTTGGGTCTTTGATGAAAATCCTCCACCCCTGCATCCCAATGATTCAAATGGAAAAGCCTACACTGACCTGCTACTTAAAGCATCTGAAGAAGATCTAAAGGCCTGGCCCCATAG TTTCGAGTTCCGTCTTAGAGTCTCTTTGGCAGAGGATGGGTATCTAACAATGATATCACGCATCAGAAACATCAATTGCAAGCCTTTCAGTTTCTCATTTGCGTATCGTACATATCTCTCCATCTCTGATATCAG TGAGGTGAGAATAGAGGGGTTGGAGACTCTCGACTATCTTGACAACCTGTGTGAGAAACAGCGCTTCACAGAACAAGGAGATGCCTTGACATTTGAATCTGAG GTGGATCGAGTTTATCTTAGCTCTTCGGATGTGATTGCTGTTTTTGATCATGAAAAAAAGCGCACATTTACCGTACAGAAGCAAGGACTTCCAGATGCAG GGGTCTGGAATCCATGGGAGAAGAAGTCCAAATCCATAGCGGATTTTGGGGATGAGGAGTACAAAAAGATGCTTTGCATTGATGTAGCAGCAGTGGAGAAACCAATCACCTTAAAACCAGGTGAAGAATGGACAGGCCGGTTGGAGCTCACCACTGTCCCTTCAACTTAA